The DNA window GGTTCGCGAAACAGATAGGCGTCGCGGTCCAGCGCGAACAGAATTCCCCAGCCGTCGCGGTTACGATGCCGCTCCCCGCCTTCGGCCGCAAACAGATCGAGTTCATAGCAAACCCGCTGCGGCACCGACGCGCTCATCGCAAAAAGCTCACACATAGAGTTCGAAGTTCCTCTGGCCTGATCCGGAACGCGCGGACGCACGATAGTTTAGTTGATCTTGCCGTTCCCCGCACTGCGTCACAATAGGCTCGCGAGCCGGTTTCGATATAAATCTTGCCGGGCCTGAAGGGCCGAAATAGGTGAAAATTTGGGGCTGCTCTTCTTGCCTCCAAAATATTACGCGCCGGGCCCGCACAGCCGCCCCGGCCAGCCGGAAAGATGCCTGTGTCAAACCAGCAATCTGCAGACAGACAGCCCATCCAGCTGCGCGTCGATGCCACCGACATCGCGCGGGCCATCTTCTGGACCGAGCAGTCGCTCTCGGTTCGCGGCTATAAAGATCGGATCGTTCTTACACTGGCCAAATGGCTGCCCGCCTACCATGCGCCGCGCGGCGCGATCGATCGGCTCGCCGGGCTGCGGTTTCAGGCCGGCGGGACGGATTGCCGCTGGCACCGCGATCCGGATAACCCCTTCCACCTGATCGTCGAGCTGCCCGCAGGGGCCGAACAGCTCGACATCGCGCTCCAGTCGCTTTCGCCCACCGAGAGCAATCAGGGGCGGATCATGGTGAGCGATGAGATCCTGCGCTTTCATTGGGAAGAATGCCTGCTCTATCCGGCGGATGCGCCGATCGACACGATCATGGTGGAGCCGGTGCTGCGCCTTCCCGAAGGATGGGAATGGGCCTGCGCGCTGGAAGCGGCGCGCGAGGAGACGAATGGCTCGGACGCATCACTGCTGCATTTCGGCGCCGTCGATGTCCGCACGCTGATCGATTCCCCCGTGCTGGCGGGAGTCCATGCCCATCGCGAAACGCTGGATCAGGATATCGAGCTGCTGATCGTGGCCGATCGCGCGGACCTGCTGCCGCAAGGGCGCGACGAGCTGGAGTGCCACCGGCGGCTGGTGGCCGAAGCGGACGCGCTGTTCGGCCGTCGTCCGTTCGGCAAATATCATTTCCTGATGGCCTGTTCCGATCAGATCGGGCGCATGGGGCTGGAGCATGAATGCTGTAGCGAGGAAGGCGTGCGCGCAACCTATTTCAGCAACTGGGCAAGCTCGACCACGGAACGGGACCTGCTGCCGCACGAATTCGTCCACGCCTGGGTCGGCAAATACCGCGTTCCGGCGGGCAATTTCCAGCCCGACTTCAGCCGTATGACCAATGAGCTGATGTGGGTCTATGAGGGGCTGACCCAATATTATGGCCATGTGCTCGCCGCGCGCTGCGGCCTGATTTCCGCCGAGCTGACGCTTCAGGCCTTTGCCCTGATCTTCGCGACCTATGACGAGCGGCCCGGGCGCAGCTGGCGTCCGCTCGGCGACACGGACAATGATCCGATCTTCACCGCGCGGGAGAGCCAGCCCTGGCAAAGCTGGCAGCGCTCGGAAGATTATTATTCCGAAGGGCTTCTGATGTGGATGGAAGTGGATGTGACGATCCGTCAGGCTTCGGGCGGCACGCGCTCGCTGGACGATCTGATGCGCCGTTTCTTTGCGCCGCCGCACGGCGATGACCAGTGCCGACGCCTACCCCCGCGCCCCTATGACCGGGCCGATTTGATCACCGCGCTGCGCGATGTGCAGGACCATGATTGGGAAGCGTTCTTTGCCGAGCGCGTCGACAAGGTTACGCCTCATGCGCCCTATGTGGGGATCGAAAAGGGCGGGTACCGGATGGTCTGGTCAGACCGGCCCTCCGGCTGGCTTGCCGACGACCAGTCCCATCATTCCTATTTCGATTTCTCCTATTCGCTGGGCCTGAAAATGGGTCTCAATGCCAAGGTTATCGACGTCCTGTGGGACGGCCCGGCCTTCGCGGCCGGCGTCGTCAAAGGCATGCGCGTGCTTTCGGTGGACGGCACAACCTATTCGCATGCCGCCATGCAGGACGCGATCGACCGCTGCGCCGATGGCGGCGGGACGATCGAACTGGTGGTGGAGCGGCTGGGCCGGGTGAAGACGCTGGCGATCCACTGCCCGGTCGGCCAGCGCTATCCGTGGCTGAAGGCGGCTGAAGATAGCCCGCGCCTGCTGGACGCTATCCTCGAACCGCTATCCGAGGGTTCGGCGGCCTAGCCTTCAGGCCTTGCCGGCTTGTCCGCCACTTGGTCTGAAGGAGCCGCGCCGGGTGGCACAGCAGCCTTTTCGGGGGCCGGTACGCTCAGCTGACCGCTCAGGATCAGGTTCTGATAGGCGTAGGGAATCTCGATGCCGGCGGCATCGAACCGCTTTTTGACATTCTCCAGCAGGTCGTGCTCCACGCCTTTGGCGATGGCGGAATCGCGGCACCATGCGCGCAGCGACAGATCGACGCTAGACGCGCCGAGCGAGACGACCGGGCAACCGACCACCTCCAGCACGTCCTGATGCGCCTGCGCCAGCTCAAGGATGATAGCGCGCGCCTGCTCTATGTCGGAATTGTAGCCGATGGAGATGGTGGGCGACATCATCACCCTGGGGTCGATCGAGGAAAGGTTGATCATGATCTGGTTGGCGATGGTCCCGTTCGACAGAACGATGCGCCGATTGTCGAACGTCCGCAGCACCGTGTAACCCAGCGAAAGATTCTCCACGATCCCGGTTTCCAGCCCCGTCGGCGTGGTCAGTTGCAGGCGGTCCCCCCGCCGGAACGGCTTGTAGATCACCAGGCTGATACCGGACACGAGATTGCCGAGCGTCGATTGCGCGGCAAAGCCGATCACCACGGAGACGATGCTGACGCCCGCCAGCAGGGAGGTCGTCAGCTTGTTGAGCGCGGGCACCGCGTGGGAGAAAAGCAGCGCCAGTACGATCCACATGATGAACGTCACGAGATTCGAGATGAAGCTCAGCGTCATCCGATCGATATGCTCGTTCGGATCATGATCGATCAGCGTCTTGAGCGCGCGGCGCAGCAGCCTGCTCAAAACCAGCCCGAAAATCAGGAACAGGACGCCGAGCACCACCGCACCCCAGAAATGATGGGGGTTCACATAATGCGTCAGATCGGTCAGCGCCTTGGGCGCGCTGGCCACTTCAGGCGATGCTTTCGCCGCGGGCGTGGCGTTGCCCTTGGTGTTCAGAACCGATGCTAGCATAAGGAGGGTTTGAACGAATCCGGATTGGCCGCCCGCCAATATTCGGCAAAGGGCGTCGCGTCCGGCTCGCTCAGCAGCCGTCCTTCCTCCACCTCGTTCACGATCCGCGACCAGGGCACCATTTCCGCATTGTTCTTCCACTGGCGCAGATGATGCGGGGTGAACTCGTCCGGCGATTCCAGGCCGCAGGCGACGACGATGTCGTGCAGGCTGTCGAGCGTCTTTGACTGGAAATTGGCCACCCGCTGCGCCTTGTCCGGAATGACGAGGCCGCGTTGGCGCGCGGGCGAACTGGTCGCCACGCCTGTCGGGCAGGTGCCGGTGTGGCAGCGCAGCGATTGCACGCAGCCCAGCGAGAACATGAAGGCGCGCGCCGCATTGCACCAATTGGCACCCAGCGCGGCGTTCATGGCGATGGAGGAGCCGGAGAACACCTTTTCCGAAGCCGCCAGCTTGATCTTGCCCTTCAGCCCGGTGCCGATCAGCGCGTTGTTGACGTAATAAAGGCCGATGCGCAGCGGCAGGCCGACATGATCGGACAGCTCGAGCGGCGCAGCGCCGGTTCCGCCGCCCCCGCCGTCGACCACGATGAAATCGAGATAGATACCGCTGTCGAGCATCGCCTTGCAGATCGCAAAAACCTCATGCGGCATACCGACGCACAGCTTGATGCCGACCGGCTTTCCGCCCGAAAGATCGCGCATCTTGGCGGCGAACTCCAGCATTTCGCGCGGCGTAGAGAAGGCCGAAT is part of the Novosphingopyxis iocasae genome and encodes:
- a CDS encoding M61 family metallopeptidase, translating into MSNQQSADRQPIQLRVDATDIARAIFWTEQSLSVRGYKDRIVLTLAKWLPAYHAPRGAIDRLAGLRFQAGGTDCRWHRDPDNPFHLIVELPAGAEQLDIALQSLSPTESNQGRIMVSDEILRFHWEECLLYPADAPIDTIMVEPVLRLPEGWEWACALEAAREETNGSDASLLHFGAVDVRTLIDSPVLAGVHAHRETLDQDIELLIVADRADLLPQGRDELECHRRLVAEADALFGRRPFGKYHFLMACSDQIGRMGLEHECCSEEGVRATYFSNWASSTTERDLLPHEFVHAWVGKYRVPAGNFQPDFSRMTNELMWVYEGLTQYYGHVLAARCGLISAELTLQAFALIFATYDERPGRSWRPLGDTDNDPIFTARESQPWQSWQRSEDYYSEGLLMWMEVDVTIRQASGGTRSLDDLMRRFFAPPHGDDQCRRLPPRPYDRADLITALRDVQDHDWEAFFAERVDKVTPHAPYVGIEKGGYRMVWSDRPSGWLADDQSHHSYFDFSYSLGLKMGLNAKVIDVLWDGPAFAAGVVKGMRVLSVDGTTYSHAAMQDAIDRCADGGGTIELVVERLGRVKTLAIHCPVGQRYPWLKAAEDSPRLLDAILEPLSEGSAA
- a CDS encoding mechanosensitive ion channel family protein — translated: MLASVLNTKGNATPAAKASPEVASAPKALTDLTHYVNPHHFWGAVVLGVLFLIFGLVLSRLLRRALKTLIDHDPNEHIDRMTLSFISNLVTFIMWIVLALLFSHAVPALNKLTTSLLAGVSIVSVVIGFAAQSTLGNLVSGISLVIYKPFRRGDRLQLTTPTGLETGIVENLSLGYTVLRTFDNRRIVLSNGTIANQIMINLSSIDPRVMMSPTISIGYNSDIEQARAIILELAQAHQDVLEVVGCPVVSLGASSVDLSLRAWCRDSAIAKGVEHDLLENVKKRFDAAGIEIPYAYQNLILSGQLSVPAPEKAAVPPGAAPSDQVADKPARPEG